A single region of the Triticum dicoccoides isolate Atlit2015 ecotype Zavitan chromosome 2B, WEW_v2.0, whole genome shotgun sequence genome encodes:
- the LOC119363896 gene encoding protein kish-like encodes MSALFNFNSFLIVVLLVICTCTYIKMQFPAILNDRTGFRGFFWKAARIGERLSPWVAFGCFAMGVSTIFF; translated from the exons ATG TCGGCGCTGTTCAACTTCAACTCCTTCCTCATAGTGGTGCTGCTGGTGATCTGCACCTGCACCTACATCAAGATGCAGTTCCCTGCCATCCTCAACGATCGCACCGG GTTCCGTGGTTTCTTTTGGAAAGCAGCCAGAATAG GTGAGCGGTTGAGCCCTTGGGTAGCATTTGGGTGCTTCGCGATGGGGGTATCCACCATCTTCTTCTGA